From Deltaproteobacteria bacterium, the proteins below share one genomic window:
- a CDS encoding OB-fold domain-containing protein, with translation MSQEHRDCFVVAGKLALPYQYFAGSTGSKFITTLRDKKQILGVRCDKCNKVFVPPRKNCEVCLSPTGDNWVELKDTGTVVNWTVIRYAEPHQPVAPPYILALIKLDGADTPFAHIVTGIAASQMKEGQRVKARFAKKTTNTIMDIECFRPLPPKFQVGYTYDELEIGMSASFTKTITETDVYLFAGISGDFNPMHLNEEFAKLTPFGTRIAHGALPQSLIASVLGMKLPGLGTVALEINTRFLGPTYFGDTVTASAEVVEKLEKKRWVRLNLSWTNQKDQLIGTGTALVIPPAPVQTD, from the coding sequence ATGAGTCAGGAACATAGAGACTGCTTCGTGGTGGCTGGCAAGCTCGCCCTTCCCTACCAGTATTTTGCGGGAAGCACGGGGTCGAAGTTCATCACAACGCTTAGGGACAAGAAACAGATTCTCGGAGTCAGGTGCGACAAGTGCAACAAGGTTTTCGTTCCGCCCCGCAAAAACTGCGAGGTCTGCCTGTCGCCTACCGGCGACAACTGGGTTGAACTGAAGGACACCGGCACGGTGGTCAACTGGACCGTCATCCGCTACGCCGAGCCGCACCAGCCCGTTGCGCCGCCATACATTCTGGCCCTCATCAAGCTGGACGGCGCCGACACGCCCTTCGCCCACATAGTGACGGGCATCGCCGCCAGCCAGATGAAGGAAGGCCAGAGGGTCAAGGCCCGCTTCGCCAAAAAGACCACCAACACCATCATGGACATAGAATGCTTCAGGCCGCTCCCGCCCAAATTCCAGGTGGGCTACACCTACGACGAGCTTGAAATCGGCATGTCCGCAAGTTTCACCAAGACCATCACAGAGACCGACGTCTACCTTTTCGCGGGCATTTCGGGCGACTTCAACCCCATGCATCTTAATGAGGAATTCGCAAAGCTTACGCCCTTCGGCACCCGCATAGCCCACGGAGCCCTTCCCCAGAGCCTCATCGCAAGTGTTCTGGGCATGAAGCTTCCGGGCCTTGGCACGGTGGCCCTTGAAATCAACACGCGCTTTCTCGGCCCCACCTACTTCGGCGACACGGTGACAGCCTCCGCCGAAGTTGTGGAAAAGCTCGAAAAAAAGCGCTGGGTGCGTCTCAATCTTTCCTGGACCAACCAGAAGGATCAATTGATCGGCACGGGCACAGCCTTGGTCATACCTCCCGCCCCCGTGCAGACCGACTAA
- a CDS encoding cobalamin B12-binding domain-containing protein, whose protein sequence is MKQVVSYEAVSSDIARAVALRDSEKLDSLVITAKNADMPKHDAMAALTRGIEVARGEFSANRLAIPEFLICLDLMNEAMDAFSDLPDSGPSLINRPRMVIGVAEGDVHDLGKNVVAAVCRAYGFEVTDLGRDVTPAVFINAVKKTEAHVLAVSAMMSTPLNAMRETVALCRRECPETLVFVGGAAVDEKLALGMGANATAVNAALLPGVFSKLRLLPSP, encoded by the coding sequence ATGAAACAAGTGGTTTCGTATGAAGCTGTTTCTTCCGACATCGCCCGCGCCGTGGCTTTGAGGGACTCGGAAAAACTGGACAGCCTTGTCATCACCGCCAAAAATGCTGACATGCCCAAACATGATGCAATGGCGGCCCTCACACGCGGCATCGAAGTGGCCAGGGGCGAATTTTCGGCAAACCGCCTTGCAATCCCTGAATTTCTGATCTGCCTTGATCTTATGAACGAGGCGATGGACGCTTTTTCCGATCTGCCCGACTCCGGGCCTTCACTGATAAATCGGCCCCGCATGGTGATAGGAGTTGCGGAAGGCGACGTTCACGACCTCGGCAAAAACGTGGTGGCGGCTGTCTGCCGGGCCTATGGTTTTGAGGTGACTGACCTTGGCCGCGACGTTACGCCTGCGGTTTTCATCAATGCGGTGAAGAAAACGGAAGCTCACGTTCTGGCGGTTTCGGCCATGATGTCCACTCCTTTGAACGCCATGCGGGAGACCGTGGCGCTGTGCCGAAGGGAATGCCCGGAAACCCTTGTTTTCGTCGGCGGGGCCGCAGTTGACGAAAAGCTCGCCCTTGGCATGGGAGCAAACGCCACGGCGGTAAACGCGGCTCTTCTGCCCGGAGTCTTTTCAAAGCTCAGGCTTCTTCCGTCTCCCTGA
- a CDS encoding uroporphyrinogen decarboxylase family protein — MDFKSIARDLKAGRPPALGDFPPRMLDFFAEAASLRGKFSTLSNLERLTCCIRHKSPDRVPVTPLANAASRQILGISFPDYSQKAESAADCFMAGLNLLGGDMAVLLVDLSVEAEGFGQKIIYPLNSTARPDYGDPVVKSTDDYEKIRPVLLENSKRMKEFVKLCEIMVARCGFSYMVSGFVFGPLGVLAMMRGAEHLFKDCVLHPKKVMKALEAITETLCEFTQAQCDAGVGAIAIDTLFASYNGLSKELWEKIEGPFAREIAQVIKRNGRVVGIHNCGHGIYFDAQIRSMEPELISFAHLPDDCATERDLVERYGDSITLVGCVPTPLLIHGTPQEVMDESRRQIDVFGKNGGFVLAPGCEYPPNVPLVNALALVRAATS; from the coding sequence ATCGATTTTAAAAGCATCGCCCGCGATTTGAAGGCGGGCAGGCCCCCGGCCCTGGGGGATTTTCCGCCCCGGATGCTGGATTTTTTCGCCGAAGCGGCGAGTCTGCGGGGCAAATTCTCCACCCTTTCCAATCTCGAACGCCTCACATGCTGCATAAGGCACAAATCGCCCGACCGGGTTCCGGTTACGCCCCTGGCCAATGCCGCATCCAGGCAGATTCTCGGAATCAGCTTCCCCGATTACTCCCAAAAAGCGGAATCAGCAGCCGACTGCTTCATGGCGGGGCTTAATCTCCTGGGCGGGGACATGGCGGTGCTTCTCGTTGATCTTTCGGTGGAAGCCGAGGGCTTCGGCCAGAAGATAATTTATCCGCTCAATTCCACCGCCCGTCCCGACTACGGCGATCCTGTGGTCAAATCAACCGACGATTACGAAAAAATCCGCCCGGTCCTGCTTGAAAATTCAAAGCGGATGAAAGAATTCGTGAAGCTGTGCGAAATAATGGTCGCCCGCTGCGGATTTTCCTATATGGTGAGCGGCTTCGTCTTCGGGCCGCTTGGGGTTCTGGCCATGATGCGCGGGGCCGAGCACCTTTTTAAAGACTGCGTGCTTCACCCCAAAAAAGTGATGAAGGCCCTTGAGGCGATAACCGAGACCCTTTGCGAATTCACCCAGGCCCAGTGCGACGCGGGCGTGGGCGCAATCGCCATAGACACCCTTTTCGCCTCCTATAACGGGCTTTCCAAGGAGCTTTGGGAGAAAATCGAAGGCCCTTTTGCGAGGGAAATCGCCCAGGTCATCAAGCGAAACGGCAGGGTCGTGGGCATCCACAACTGCGGCCACGGCATCTATTTCGACGCCCAGATAAGAAGCATGGAGCCTGAACTCATCAGCTTCGCCCATCTTCCGGACGACTGCGCAACCGAGCGCGACCTCGTGGAGCGCTACGGCGACTCCATCACCCTTGTGGGCTGCGTTCCCACCCCCCTCCTGATTCACGGAACGCCCCAAGAGGTCATGGACGAGAGCCGAAGGCAAATCGACGTTTTCGGAAAAAACGGCGGCTTCGTGCTTGCCCCCGGCTGCGAGTATCCCCCCAACGTCCCCCTTGTGAACGCCCTGGCCCTGGTCAGGGCCGCAACGTCGTGA